A region of Faecalibacterium taiwanense DNA encodes the following proteins:
- a CDS encoding DUF362 domain-containing protein, whose protein sequence is MAHKVSDACVGCGACEGACPVGAITVDGVASVNADACIDCGACEGACPTGAITAE, encoded by the coding sequence ATGGCACACAAGGTTTCTGACGCATGTGTTGGCTGCGGCGCTTGCGAGGGCGCTTGCCCGGTTGGCGCTATCACCGTTGATGGTGTTGCTTCTGTGAACGCAGACGCTTGCATCGACTGCGGCGCTTGCGAGGGTGCTTGCCCCACCGGTGCTATCACTGCTGAATAA
- a CDS encoding stage 0 sporulation family protein, producing MKKVISVRFKENGKSYYFDPAGADIKTGEYVIVETARGIECGEVVQGVREIADAAVPKALKPITRMADSVDIRRMRQNREDEKRAYRTCQECISRHGLEMKLVEAEYTLDRSKIMFYFTADGRVDFRELVKDLAGIFHTRIELRQIGVRDESKMIGGLGICGQPFCCSRFLKDFQPVSIKMAKEQGLSLNPTKISGACGRLMCCLAYEESAYEYLNSIMPMVGSTVRTPDGLGTVLEVNPVSGYLRVRCGTESLSPRYYKVGVCEYISGGKRAPRRPDPDDDYSGVRNPAPVVASSDDGEKRCAGGGCARKRAAEKE from the coding sequence ATGAAAAAAGTCATCTCCGTCCGTTTCAAAGAGAACGGCAAAAGCTATTATTTTGATCCCGCCGGGGCCGACATCAAAACCGGCGAATACGTGATCGTGGAGACCGCCCGCGGCATTGAGTGCGGCGAGGTGGTGCAGGGCGTGAGGGAGATTGCCGATGCGGCAGTGCCCAAGGCCCTCAAGCCCATTACCCGCATGGCCGACAGCGTGGATATCCGCCGGATGCGCCAGAACCGTGAGGACGAAAAGCGCGCCTACCGCACCTGTCAGGAATGCATTTCCCGCCACGGCCTGGAAATGAAGCTTGTGGAGGCCGAGTATACCCTAGACCGCTCCAAGATCATGTTCTACTTTACCGCCGATGGCCGCGTGGACTTCCGCGAGCTGGTCAAGGATCTGGCCGGTATCTTCCACACCCGCATCGAGCTGCGCCAGATCGGCGTGCGGGACGAGAGCAAGATGATCGGCGGCCTTGGCATCTGCGGCCAGCCCTTCTGCTGCAGCCGCTTTTTAAAGGACTTCCAGCCCGTCTCCATCAAGATGGCCAAGGAGCAGGGCCTTTCGCTGAACCCCACCAAGATCAGCGGTGCCTGCGGCCGGCTGATGTGCTGCCTTGCCTACGAGGAAAGCGCCTACGAGTACCTGAACAGCATCATGCCCATGGTGGGCAGCACCGTGCGCACGCCGGACGGTCTTGGCACCGTGCTGGAGGTGAACCCGGTTTCCGGCTATCTGCGGGTGCGCTGCGGCACCGAGAGCCTTTCGCCCCGTTACTATAAGGTGGGTGTGTGCGAATATATCAGCGGCGGCAAGCGTGCGCCCCGCCGCCCGGACCCGGACGACGATTACTCCGGCGTGCGCAACCCGGCCCCGGTGGTGGCTTCCTCCGACGATGGCGAAAAGCGCTGCGCGGGCGGCGGCTGCGCCCGGAAGCGCGCTGCCGAAAAGGAGTGA